Proteins from a single region of Chloroherpeton thalassium ATCC 35110:
- a CDS encoding M23 family metallopeptidase: MMNRFLAFCLLVFALSSCGGPERTAEPSQTETAFSTLEKKSPQIDEYGIVTDSLVSLKKNVKRHETLADILTNYDVPYIKIVEMAKLPSEVFDERRIKAGSNYALYLSNDSAKSVRYFIYQKTPIDYIVFNLSDSLLGVTQGQKPIVSKTRTITGTIEASLYETLIEQGASPMLALKLADVFAWQIDFYGIQKGDYFKAIFEEQFIDDESIGVGEISAAYFYHNGKDYYAFDFDDGKRRAYYDEEGNSLQKQFLRAPLHFSRISSHYSRSRFHPVLRIYRPHLGIDYAAPTGTPVRSVGDGVVVEKRWSKGGGRTLKIRHNSNYQSGYLHLSGYAKGIVKGARVKQGQVIGYVGSTGLSTGPHLDFRFWKHGRLTNYLQMEFPPTHPVNPEKKGDFMNLMAGYKSQLDKLEPSSNDVAIAASTLEDKREF; the protein is encoded by the coding sequence ATGATGAATCGTTTTTTGGCTTTTTGCCTTCTCGTTTTCGCACTCTCCTCTTGTGGCGGACCAGAACGCACCGCCGAACCGTCACAAACCGAAACAGCTTTTTCAACACTCGAAAAAAAATCCCCGCAAATTGACGAATATGGCATCGTTACCGATTCGCTCGTTTCGCTGAAAAAAAACGTCAAACGGCATGAAACGCTTGCCGATATTTTGACGAACTACGATGTGCCTTACATTAAAATTGTGGAAATGGCCAAGCTGCCATCGGAGGTTTTTGACGAGCGCAGAATCAAGGCTGGAAGTAATTATGCACTCTATCTCTCGAACGATTCCGCGAAGTCCGTTCGTTACTTCATCTATCAAAAAACGCCGATTGACTATATCGTTTTCAACCTGTCAGATTCCTTACTTGGCGTTACCCAAGGGCAAAAACCGATTGTCAGCAAAACCCGCACGATTACCGGCACGATTGAAGCCTCACTCTACGAAACTTTGATAGAACAAGGCGCAAGCCCGATGCTGGCTTTAAAGCTCGCCGATGTGTTTGCATGGCAAATCGATTTTTACGGCATTCAAAAGGGCGATTATTTCAAAGCGATCTTTGAAGAACAGTTTATCGATGATGAATCCATCGGCGTTGGCGAGATTTCCGCCGCGTACTTCTATCACAATGGAAAAGACTATTACGCATTTGACTTCGACGACGGCAAGCGCCGTGCCTATTACGACGAGGAAGGCAATAGCTTGCAAAAGCAATTTCTGCGTGCACCGCTTCATTTCTCCCGCATTAGCTCGCATTACTCGCGAAGCCGTTTCCATCCAGTGCTAAGAATTTACCGTCCTCATTTAGGCATCGATTACGCAGCCCCGACGGGCACACCTGTTCGCTCGGTCGGCGATGGGGTCGTTGTGGAAAAGCGCTGGTCAAAAGGCGGCGGGCGAACCCTGAAAATTCGTCACAATAGCAACTATCAAAGCGGTTATTTGCATCTTTCGGGTTACGCGAAAGGAATTGTGAAAGGCGCGCGAGTCAAGCAAGGACAAGTTATCGGCTATGTTGGCAGCACTGGCCTTTCAACCGGCCCGCACTTGGATTTTCGCTTTTGGAAACACGGTCGCCTAACGAATTATTTGCAAATGGAATTTCCGCCTACGCATCCCGTCAATCCAGAAAAGAAAGGTGATTTTATGAACCTCATGGCCGGCTATAAATCCCAATTGGATAAGCTTGAGCCGTCTTCAAACGACGTTGCTATCGCAGCGTCTACGCTTGAGGATAAGCGAGAGTTTTAA